Within the Magnetospirillum sp. WYHS-4 genome, the region GGCAAGGATCGCGACAAGCTTGAACGCATCATCGCCAAGATCGTTGCCGGCGAGCCCCTCGACCAGCGACACAGACCGCACCGCCTGTCCGGAGACTGGTCGCCCTGCTGGGAATGTCACATCGAGCCGGACTGGCTGCT harbors:
- a CDS encoding type II toxin-antitoxin system YafQ family toxin → MRELLTSTQFKRDMKKARKRGKDRDKLERIIAKIVAGEPLDQRHRPHRLSGDWSPCWECHIEPDWLLIWDEDEETVMLVRTGTHSDLFD